A genomic segment from uncultured Vibrio sp. encodes:
- a CDS encoding methylated-DNA--[protein]-cysteine S-methyltransferase, with the protein MKTNYTEMPSPLGTVTIQANSDGLLGIWFETYTTKPDDLGERNDHHPVLNQTVVQLGEYFSGLRNEFDLPLAAAGTHFQNQVWHALTTIPYGETWSYQQLADAIGNPKAVRAVGMANGKNPISIVVPCHRVIGKSGKLSGYAGGVERKQQLLALEQGKPLL; encoded by the coding sequence ATGAAAACAAACTATACCGAAATGCCCAGCCCGCTAGGAACCGTGACTATACAGGCCAACTCTGATGGCCTACTTGGTATTTGGTTTGAAACCTATACGACAAAACCGGATGACTTGGGTGAGCGCAACGATCATCATCCTGTCCTCAATCAGACGGTTGTTCAGTTAGGAGAGTACTTTTCTGGGTTAAGGAATGAATTTGATCTGCCCCTAGCTGCGGCAGGGACGCACTTCCAAAATCAGGTTTGGCATGCACTGACAACCATTCCTTACGGAGAGACATGGAGCTATCAACAGCTTGCGGATGCAATAGGTAATCCTAAAGCCGTGCGTGCTGTGGGCATGGCCAATGGCAAAAACCCCATTTCTATCGTTGTTCCCTGCCATCGTGTTATCGGTAAAAGTGGCAAATTGAGTGGCTATGCTGGTGGAGTTGAGCGCAAGCAGCAATTATTGGCTTTGGAACAGGGCAAACCTCTGTTGTGA
- a CDS encoding AlkA N-terminal domain-containing protein: MTRDSRFDGRFYIGVKTTGIFCRPICPANLPKEENVEYFTDKTQAINAGYRPCLRCRPDSAPGSWAWKGVETTFQRAISMIDNGELYHHSIGELAERIGISDRYLRMLFDQYLGMSPKQYAQYQQLMFAKQLLHSSSMSVTEVGFAAGFNSTRRFNDAFQKFLKLTPSQVRRNEFEKMVTNRIVFPFRGDFNWQHMLNFYRLRAIEGMEVLTETSYSRTVCISGSKAWFKATKGETHLELDFEIEDVAKLHTLVTRVRRMFDLDADICAIERHLNYVAPGIVKNHGVRIPGVWNTWEAGVRAILGQQVSVKAAIGQLNLLVEKLSAEGEARYFPEPIDIVNADVSFLRMPQSRKKTLVTFAQFMLDNPRAEPQKWLEVKGIGPWTVSYARLRGESQPDCFLHNDLVVKKAMQRYPSLNNHTASPWGSYATFHLWNQS, translated from the coding sequence ATGACGCGTGATAGTCGTTTTGACGGCCGATTCTATATTGGCGTGAAAACGACGGGAATTTTCTGTCGACCAATCTGTCCGGCTAATTTACCAAAAGAAGAAAATGTCGAATATTTTACTGATAAAACGCAGGCGATTAATGCAGGTTACCGTCCTTGTTTGCGCTGTCGCCCAGATAGTGCGCCAGGTTCGTGGGCATGGAAGGGAGTGGAAACCACGTTTCAACGCGCTATCTCAATGATTGATAACGGGGAGTTGTATCACCATTCGATTGGTGAACTTGCAGAGCGCATAGGGATCTCTGATCGTTACTTAAGAATGTTGTTCGATCAGTATCTGGGCATGTCGCCCAAGCAATATGCTCAGTATCAGCAATTGATGTTTGCTAAACAGTTACTGCATTCGAGTTCTATGTCGGTTACTGAGGTGGGCTTTGCGGCTGGTTTTAACAGCACGCGTCGGTTTAATGATGCTTTTCAAAAGTTTCTCAAGTTAACACCGTCTCAGGTAAGACGGAATGAGTTTGAAAAAATGGTAACGAACCGAATCGTGTTTCCCTTTCGTGGTGACTTTAACTGGCAGCATATGTTGAATTTTTATCGCTTGAGGGCAATAGAAGGGATGGAAGTGCTGACTGAAACCAGCTATAGCCGTACGGTTTGTATCTCAGGGAGTAAAGCGTGGTTTAAAGCGACCAAAGGTGAAACTCATCTAGAACTGGATTTCGAAATTGAAGACGTAGCCAAACTGCATACGCTGGTTACCCGCGTTCGTCGAATGTTTGATCTTGACGCTGATATTTGCGCGATAGAACGGCATCTCAACTATGTTGCCCCAGGGATTGTGAAGAACCACGGAGTTCGTATTCCTGGCGTGTGGAACACATGGGAAGCGGGTGTTCGGGCAATTTTAGGCCAGCAAGTTTCAGTTAAAGCGGCGATTGGTCAGTTGAACCTGTTGGTAGAAAAACTCAGCGCAGAAGGAGAAGCTCGTTACTTTCCTGAGCCAATTGACATCGTGAATGCGGATGTGAGTTTTTTACGCATGCCTCAAAGTCGTAAGAAAACGTTGGTGACCTTTGCACAATTTATGTTGGATAATCCTCGAGCGGAACCGCAGAAATGGCTAGAAGTTAAAGGCATTGGCCCCTGGACGGTGAGTTATGCCCGTCTTCGGGGAGAGTCTCAACCTGACTGTTTTTTACATAACGACCTAGTTGTTAAAAAGGCCATGCAGCGCTACCCGTCACTCAATAATCATACGGCTTCTCCTTGGGGTAGTTATGCAACTTTTCATTTATGGAATCAATCATGA
- a CDS encoding LysR family transcriptional regulator: MDVKVFRTFLELARVRHFGRAAENLYITQAAVSARIKQLESYFDTQLFIRDRNNIKLTSAGERLISYAEVMVTTLQQAKLELSLDDGKALQLTLGGTPNIWDAYLQNCLSVVTDSFGGYGFMAEVMGREMLSRSLLERTLDMAFAFDQIKADELNCKKVADVVLVLVSTEQDSLDTVFDKKYVYVDWGTRFASEHSERHPKIPAPFLRTSTARIALDFILEKGGAAYLPISLVEPFIANGQLYKVSGVEDWHRPIYLSYRKASSSVDAIQQVEEIVKDIDPLTAYSLQQIGSGLSDE, translated from the coding sequence ATGGATGTAAAGGTCTTTCGAACATTTTTAGAGCTGGCAAGGGTTCGTCACTTTGGACGTGCCGCTGAGAACTTGTATATTACCCAAGCTGCTGTGAGTGCTCGCATCAAGCAACTGGAAAGTTATTTCGATACTCAATTGTTTATTCGTGATCGCAATAACATTAAGTTAACCTCTGCGGGTGAGCGTTTGATCAGTTATGCCGAGGTGATGGTCACTACATTGCAGCAAGCCAAGCTTGAACTGTCACTCGATGATGGCAAAGCGCTGCAACTTACCTTAGGTGGTACACCAAATATTTGGGATGCGTATCTACAGAACTGCTTGAGTGTGGTCACCGATTCTTTCGGCGGCTATGGCTTTATGGCGGAAGTCATGGGACGCGAAATGCTCAGCCGTAGTTTGCTGGAGCGCACTCTGGATATGGCATTTGCTTTTGACCAGATAAAAGCGGATGAGCTGAACTGTAAAAAAGTGGCTGATGTTGTGCTTGTTTTGGTATCGACCGAACAAGATTCGCTAGATACGGTATTTGATAAAAAATACGTATACGTTGACTGGGGCACCCGTTTTGCTTCTGAGCATTCTGAGCGCCACCCGAAAATCCCGGCACCGTTCTTACGGACCTCAACTGCGCGTATTGCACTGGACTTTATTCTAGAAAAGGGTGGGGCCGCCTACTTACCGATATCTCTTGTTGAGCCATTTATTGCTAATGGGCAGCTCTACAAGGTGTCTGGAGTGGAAGACTGGCATCGCCCTATTTACTTGAGCTATCGCAAAGCGAGTTCGTCTGTGGACGCGATTCAACAGGTTGAAGAGATTGTTAAGGATATTGATCCGCTTACCGCTTACAGCTTGCAGCAAATAGGATCGGGATTGTCTGACGAATAA
- a CDS encoding DUF413 domain-containing protein, with protein sequence MSDTEFRHGKKRFYDNVKFPRGFAKSGDFTLAEEEILTIYGDTMLGLETGELTPENSEEKHFVKVLEHPGKAKTKIERTWLKYTQLARGRKRFHTLNGRNKPEAAEDYTEESLVEDD encoded by the coding sequence ATGTCTGACACTGAATTCCGTCATGGCAAAAAACGATTTTACGATAACGTAAAATTCCCACGCGGATTTGCAAAGTCTGGTGATTTTACTCTTGCAGAAGAGGAAATCCTAACAATTTATGGGGATACAATGCTTGGTCTGGAAACTGGCGAGCTAACACCGGAAAACAGCGAAGAGAAACACTTCGTTAAGGTGTTAGAGCACCCAGGCAAAGCAAAAACCAAAATTGAGCGTACGTGGTTAAAATACACTCAACTCGCTCGTGGTCGTAAGCGCTTCCATACGCTAAACGGACGCAATAAACCTGAAGCGGCGGAAGACTACACGGAAGAGAGTTTGGTTGAAGACGATTAA
- a CDS encoding DUF3081 domain-containing protein, with amino-acid sequence MKNELDPSKVLSAYENVMDNGTPTEFGKIYEGVEAFSDYDGYNVFLRGNGVELKVGFHNTYHLEYEQEHLKESFLKKIAMLAK; translated from the coding sequence ATGAAAAACGAATTAGATCCAAGCAAAGTATTATCGGCATACGAAAATGTGATGGACAACGGCACCCCAACTGAGTTTGGTAAGATCTATGAAGGGGTTGAGGCGTTTTCTGATTATGATGGTTACAACGTATTTTTGCGAGGAAACGGTGTTGAGTTAAAGGTTGGTTTCCACAATACGTATCACCTTGAGTACGAGCAGGAACACCTGAAGGAGAGTTTCTTGAAAAAGATTGCGATGCTTGCCAAGTAG
- the nagB gene encoding glucosamine-6-phosphate deaminase, producing the protein MRLIPLTQAAQVGKWAAAHIAKRINDFQPTAERPFVLGLPTGGTPLATYNALIELHKAGEVSFKHVVTFNMDEYIGIPADHPESYRSFMYSNFFNHIDIKEENINLLNGNTEDHDAECKRYEDKIKSYGKINLFMGGVGNDGHIAFNEPASSLSSRTRIKTLTEDTRIANSRFFDGDINQVPKYALTIGVGTLLDSEEVMILVTGHNKALALEAAVEGCVNHLWTVSALQLHPKAVIVCDEPSQQELKVKTVKYFSELEAENIKGF; encoded by the coding sequence ATGAGACTTATCCCGTTAACTCAAGCAGCACAAGTAGGTAAGTGGGCAGCAGCACACATCGCAAAACGCATCAACGATTTCCAACCTACTGCTGAACGTCCATTCGTTCTGGGTCTACCTACTGGTGGCACTCCTCTAGCAACTTACAACGCATTAATTGAACTACATAAAGCGGGTGAAGTGAGCTTTAAGCACGTTGTGACTTTCAACATGGATGAATATATTGGTATCCCTGCAGATCACCCTGAATCTTACCGTTCATTCATGTACAGCAACTTCTTCAACCACATTGATATTAAAGAAGAAAATATCAACCTGCTAAACGGTAATACCGAAGATCACGACGCAGAGTGCAAGCGCTACGAAGATAAGATCAAATCTTACGGTAAAATCAATTTGTTCATGGGTGGTGTAGGTAACGACGGTCATATTGCGTTCAACGAGCCAGCATCGTCACTTTCTTCTCGTACTCGAATCAAAACTCTGACGGAAGATACTCGTATCGCGAACTCTCGTTTCTTTGACGGCGACATTAATCAAGTTCCAAAATACGCACTGACGATCGGTGTTGGTACTCTTCTAGATTCTGAAGAGGTGATGATCCTAGTGACAGGCCATAACAAAGCACTTGCTCTTGAAGCAGCAGTAGAAGGCTGCGTTAACCACCTTTGGACAGTCTCAGCGCTTCAACTGCACCCGAAAGCCGTGATCGTATGTGATGAGCCTTCTCAGCAAGAGCTAAAAGTGAAGACAGTAAAATACTTCTCTGAGCTAGAAGCAGAAAACATCAAGGGCTTCTAA
- a CDS encoding GntR family transcriptional regulator gives MKQWHDRQPIFRQLADLLTQQILQETWKEGEALPSVRRVAADMKINHLTVMKGYQLLVEQGVVEKKPGQGMFVSTGAKQRLLATEKKRFLNEQIPQIAETLKHLDMSLDELILQLKLQIKGDQ, from the coding sequence ATGAAACAGTGGCATGATCGCCAACCCATTTTCCGTCAGTTGGCTGACCTGCTCACTCAGCAAATACTACAAGAGACTTGGAAAGAGGGTGAAGCGTTGCCTTCTGTACGTCGCGTCGCTGCTGATATGAAAATCAACCACCTTACTGTCATGAAAGGCTACCAGCTCTTGGTTGAGCAAGGCGTGGTGGAGAAGAAACCTGGTCAAGGTATGTTTGTCTCAACTGGAGCAAAACAACGCTTATTAGCCACAGAAAAAAAACGCTTTCTCAATGAACAGATCCCTCAGATAGCCGAAACACTAAAGCACCTGGATATGTCGCTCGATGAGCTTATCCTACAACTCAAATTACAAATTAAAGGTGACCAATGA
- a CDS encoding ABC transporter ATP-binding protein, whose amino-acid sequence MNPTVSVKHLSKHYSHQGETLHDISFDLHPGQVLGLLGHNGAGKSTLINALLGAHEYKGTIRINGYEPIMQRHKIMQHLSYISDVNVLPDWMTVEQLLTYTEGVHPGFDRHKADAILHQTDVKSKSRIRTLSKGMKVQLHLAIVIATNTQILILDEPTLGLDLVYRDTFYRHLLEWFHDGDRVLIIASHEVSEIEHLLTDVLILKHGHSVLQTSMDSIHEDYFILDANDSFRLQIEAMHPLASQKGLGTTKWLLPSKYAAQVEGLGDIHGVTLSDLFLALQKGAD is encoded by the coding sequence ATGAACCCAACAGTCAGTGTAAAGCACCTCTCCAAACACTATAGCCACCAAGGAGAAACACTACACGATATCAGTTTTGACTTGCATCCTGGTCAGGTGCTCGGTTTACTCGGTCACAATGGTGCTGGTAAGTCGACGTTAATTAACGCTCTGCTAGGCGCACATGAATATAAAGGAACGATCCGCATCAACGGCTATGAACCGATCATGCAGCGCCACAAAATTATGCAGCACTTGTCGTATATCTCAGATGTTAACGTGCTGCCAGACTGGATGACGGTCGAGCAGCTATTGACCTATACCGAGGGGGTTCACCCAGGCTTCGATCGCCACAAAGCTGATGCGATACTTCACCAGACGGATGTCAAATCAAAATCTCGCATTCGCACTTTGTCGAAAGGGATGAAAGTGCAGCTGCATCTGGCGATAGTCATCGCGACCAATACGCAAATACTGATCCTTGATGAGCCGACTCTCGGTTTAGACTTAGTTTACCGGGATACCTTCTATCGTCACCTCTTAGAATGGTTTCACGATGGCGATCGAGTCTTGATCATCGCCAGCCATGAAGTTTCTGAAATTGAGCATCTGTTAACAGATGTTCTGATCCTCAAACACGGTCATTCTGTTTTGCAAACGTCGATGGATAGTATCCACGAGGATTACTTTATCCTTGATGCCAATGACTCATTTCGTCTGCAAATTGAGGCAATGCACCCGCTTGCTTCGCAAAAGGGACTTGGCACAACCAAATGGCTGCTACCTTCAAAGTACGCGGCACAAGTCGAAGGTTTGGGTGACATTCACGGTGTAACACTGTCAGATCTGTTTCTCGCGTTGCAAAAGGGGGCTGATTAA
- the gltS gene encoding sodium/glutamate symporter: MNHIISIGALESFMVAISVLFLGHFVNAKLPILNKFNIPEPIVGGLIVACLITTLHFYGIDLEFDLPLQNTFMLMFFSTVGLAANYTQLMKGGAKVFIFLAVASFYIIIQNGVGVSLAAALGLDPLMGLIAGSITLSGGHGTGAAWSQTFQDVYGLNNVLEIAMASATFGLIIGGIIGSPMAERLVDKHGIESEYGRSAKTHEKFPELVTYNEYEEDKVTAKKVVEKLFFLLICVTGAKYLEQWVNTFEISWLMIPDFVYALFIGVVVTNFLEVTKIRKLDAETVDMLGTVSLSLFLAMALMSLKLWNIFDLAIPFLVILAVQSAVLAIFTYYVTFKVMGRNYDAAVIAGGHCGFGLGATPTAVMNMGSIVNRYGPSPQAFMVVPIVGAFFIDIVNLVILQGYISFLG, translated from the coding sequence ATGAATCATATAATATCTATCGGGGCTCTGGAGTCCTTCATGGTTGCGATCAGTGTGCTTTTCCTAGGACATTTCGTAAATGCCAAGCTGCCAATTTTAAATAAGTTCAACATACCAGAGCCTATTGTGGGCGGTCTTATCGTAGCCTGTCTGATTACGACACTTCATTTCTACGGCATCGATTTAGAGTTCGATCTTCCGTTACAAAACACGTTTATGTTGATGTTTTTTTCAACCGTCGGCTTAGCGGCAAATTACACCCAACTGATGAAGGGTGGAGCCAAAGTTTTTATCTTCTTAGCGGTGGCTTCATTTTACATCATCATCCAGAATGGCGTGGGCGTTTCACTGGCAGCAGCTCTTGGCTTAGATCCATTAATGGGGCTGATTGCCGGCTCAATAACGCTTTCTGGTGGGCATGGAACAGGAGCGGCCTGGTCTCAAACCTTCCAAGATGTGTATGGATTGAATAACGTTTTGGAAATCGCGATGGCGTCGGCCACATTTGGCTTGATCATTGGCGGTATTATCGGCAGCCCGATGGCAGAACGTTTGGTGGATAAGCATGGTATCGAATCGGAATATGGCCGCAGCGCCAAGACGCATGAAAAATTCCCGGAATTGGTGACCTACAACGAATACGAAGAAGACAAAGTAACGGCGAAAAAAGTGGTTGAGAAGCTGTTCTTTTTACTGATTTGTGTCACTGGCGCCAAATACTTAGAGCAATGGGTAAATACGTTCGAAATCTCATGGTTAATGATCCCTGATTTTGTGTATGCCTTGTTTATTGGCGTGGTTGTGACCAACTTCCTGGAAGTGACCAAGATACGTAAGTTGGATGCAGAAACGGTGGATATGCTCGGTACCGTGTCACTATCCCTGTTTCTGGCTATGGCGTTAATGAGCTTGAAACTGTGGAATATATTCGATTTGGCTATTCCATTTTTAGTGATTCTGGCTGTGCAGTCTGCGGTACTGGCAATTTTTACCTACTATGTGACCTTTAAAGTTATGGGGCGTAACTATGATGCTGCGGTCATTGCTGGTGGTCACTGTGGTTTTGGTTTGGGTGCCACGCCAACAGCGGTAATGAACATGGGGTCTATCGTTAATCGTTATGGGCCATCACCTCAGGCATTTATGGTGGTACCCATTGTCGGCGCTTTCTTTATCGACATCGTCAACTTGGTCATCCTGCAAGGGTACATATCCTTTCTGGGCTAA
- a CDS encoding DUF393 domain-containing protein, whose translation MTKLTIFYDGTCPLCAKEMRALTKHDTHQYIRSVDIYSDAFSEYPQIDAAKANTVLHALDDCGNLLFGLDVTYRAWQLVGRGWLYAPLRWPLIRPVSDWLYIKFANNRYRISYWLTGKSRCGTNQCSR comes from the coding sequence ATGACAAAGCTCACCATATTTTATGATGGTACCTGCCCACTTTGTGCCAAAGAGATGAGGGCATTAACAAAGCACGATACGCATCAGTATATTCGTAGCGTCGATATTTATAGCGACGCCTTCTCTGAATACCCTCAAATCGATGCCGCCAAAGCAAATACCGTACTCCACGCTTTGGACGACTGCGGTAATTTACTTTTCGGCTTAGACGTCACCTATCGCGCATGGCAGCTGGTGGGGAGAGGTTGGCTTTATGCACCATTACGCTGGCCTTTGATTCGCCCCGTTTCCGATTGGCTGTATATTAAATTCGCTAACAACAGATACCGCATTTCTTACTGGCTCACTGGCAAGTCCCGCTGCGGCACCAATCAATGTTCACGTTAA
- a CDS encoding LytTR family DNA-binding domain-containing protein — protein sequence MKTGITAIIADDEPLLRRHLDKSLADVWPELEVIAKVADGEQAWSAIQHNQPDIAFLDIRMPVLDGVTLAQKINGMVNPPLIVFVTAYDDYAIKAFEQNAADYLLKPISDDRLQTTCERVQARLANLGQHNSNMQMNSLLDQLQQLSAPKTPQYLQWIKATQGEDIHLIATSDVLYFKAEEKYVSVYAHQGQGAVMEYLIRTSLKELMQQLNPEQFWQVHRSTVVQVCKINKVNKDFTGRMFVHIGDNKLAVSRASQSLFKGM from the coding sequence ATGAAGACTGGTATTACGGCCATCATTGCCGACGATGAGCCGCTATTAAGGCGGCATTTGGATAAAAGCCTCGCTGATGTATGGCCAGAACTGGAAGTGATCGCAAAAGTCGCGGACGGTGAGCAGGCTTGGAGTGCCATTCAACATAATCAACCTGATATCGCTTTTCTTGATATTCGCATGCCCGTTTTAGACGGAGTGACTCTGGCGCAAAAAATAAATGGTATGGTGAATCCACCTTTGATCGTTTTTGTTACCGCATATGACGATTACGCGATTAAAGCGTTTGAACAAAATGCGGCAGATTACTTACTCAAACCCATCTCGGATGATCGTTTGCAAACCACGTGTGAGCGCGTTCAAGCTCGTCTTGCCAATCTAGGGCAACACAACAGCAATATGCAGATGAATAGTTTATTAGATCAGCTTCAGCAACTATCAGCCCCCAAAACGCCTCAATACCTGCAATGGATTAAAGCGACTCAGGGTGAAGACATTCACTTGATTGCCACATCAGATGTACTCTATTTCAAGGCAGAAGAGAAATACGTCTCCGTTTATGCGCATCAGGGGCAGGGGGCGGTTATGGAATATCTGATTCGCACATCGTTAAAAGAACTGATGCAACAACTTAATCCCGAACAGTTTTGGCAAGTGCATCGCTCAACGGTGGTTCAGGTGTGCAAAATCAATAAAGTAAATAAAGATTTTACCGGACGAATGTTTGTCCATATTGGTGATAATAAACTGGCGGTCAGCCGAGCCTCGCAAAGTTTATTCAAGGGAATGTAA
- a CDS encoding histidine kinase has protein sequence MFSGKSMDKGGWRRSVVETSLFCLFIAVMTLFVWGGPLYIHLLVSFGFGYSAIFFSWLIDKLFPTIPRVIEIAISLTACLLVGVINAQFWLGDYFGISGMLPIGLMGLLFSAMCFFYFHSREKQAIAQRELETIKLEKAEQERALLLSQLKQMQSQIEPHFLFNTLANISALMSQDVDKARKMLDQLTALLRATLKSSREQQTTIDNEAALIDAYLAIQQIRLGDRLCYSIEVEEELGQLELPPMMLQPLIENAIIHGIEPKREGGEVSLRIKCENRILAIEVRDTGVGLNHASQHCGSGIGLSNLKQRVDALFAGKGKVLISELAEGGVSVRLSWPIEW, from the coding sequence ATGTTTTCAGGGAAGTCAATGGATAAAGGTGGATGGCGACGAAGTGTGGTGGAGACCTCTTTGTTTTGCCTCTTTATTGCTGTGATGACGCTTTTTGTATGGGGCGGACCGCTGTACATTCATTTGCTGGTTAGTTTTGGCTTTGGCTATTCGGCTATTTTCTTCTCTTGGTTGATCGACAAGCTCTTTCCAACCATCCCGCGTGTAATAGAAATTGCCATTTCGCTCACCGCATGTTTGCTGGTTGGTGTGATCAATGCGCAGTTTTGGCTGGGTGATTACTTTGGTATCTCAGGCATGCTCCCTATCGGTTTGATGGGGTTGTTATTCAGTGCAATGTGTTTTTTCTATTTTCACTCGCGAGAGAAGCAGGCCATCGCACAACGTGAGCTGGAAACCATCAAGCTCGAGAAAGCGGAGCAAGAACGCGCCTTATTACTTAGCCAGTTGAAACAGATGCAAAGTCAGATTGAGCCACATTTCTTGTTTAATACCTTGGCAAACATCAGTGCGTTAATGTCGCAAGACGTGGATAAGGCCAGAAAGATGCTTGATCAGCTAACCGCGTTATTGCGTGCCACATTAAAAAGTTCACGTGAACAACAAACCACCATCGACAATGAAGCCGCATTGATCGACGCTTACCTTGCGATCCAACAAATTCGCTTAGGTGATCGTTTGTGTTACTCCATTGAAGTGGAAGAAGAGTTAGGGCAGCTAGAACTGCCACCCATGATGCTGCAACCCTTAATTGAGAATGCCATTATTCATGGTATCGAACCGAAGCGAGAGGGTGGAGAAGTGAGCCTGCGGATCAAATGTGAAAACCGGATACTTGCAATTGAAGTTCGGGACACTGGGGTTGGGCTGAACCACGCTAGTCAACATTGTGGATCGGGTATTGGGCTTAGCAACTTAAAGCAGCGAGTTGATGCTCTGTTTGCAGGCAAAGGTAAGGTGTTGATCAGTGAACTTGCCGAGGGTGGTGTCAGTGTCCGTTTAAGCTGGCCAATTGAGTGGTAA
- a CDS encoding outer membrane lipoprotein-sorting protein, whose protein sequence is MFNFKPITSLALLVFCGAVSANDQALDTQQVVQLMEKADSYRLQVQSSKVVSLVRLYQDQALDKTRLYHVYTRPNRESLVVFKSAVEAGQKMLMMGDNYWLQMPKSRRPIRITPIQKLLGEASIGDISTLTWSQDYQGEWKATETISVSAHSIPAYHLVLTAKTAGASYQKIDLWLAKRDGFPIKADLYLRSGKLAKQAYYSRATNKAQDYVSEMTLLDSIQPSKKTVIEYQEIVPWQLDNKFYNPSYLPKVNTSQL, encoded by the coding sequence ATGTTTAATTTTAAACCAATAACGTCACTGGCGCTGTTAGTCTTCTGCGGGGCGGTTTCCGCGAATGATCAAGCTTTGGATACACAACAAGTGGTGCAATTAATGGAAAAAGCCGACAGTTACCGTTTGCAGGTTCAATCTTCCAAAGTGGTCTCTTTAGTGCGCTTGTACCAAGATCAAGCGTTGGATAAGACCCGCCTATACCACGTTTATACTCGCCCGAACCGCGAGTCACTGGTGGTATTTAAATCGGCTGTCGAAGCGGGGCAAAAAATGCTGATGATGGGTGATAATTACTGGCTGCAAATGCCCAAAAGCCGCCGCCCGATTCGCATTACACCAATACAAAAGCTCCTGGGTGAAGCATCGATTGGGGATATATCCACGCTCACCTGGAGTCAGGATTATCAAGGTGAGTGGAAAGCGACCGAAACCATCTCCGTGAGCGCTCATAGCATTCCTGCATACCATCTCGTGCTGACCGCCAAAACCGCAGGAGCGAGTTATCAGAAAATCGATTTGTGGTTAGCAAAACGTGATGGGTTCCCAATCAAAGCAGATCTCTATTTACGCTCTGGCAAACTCGCTAAGCAAGCTTACTACAGCCGAGCAACGAATAAGGCGCAAGATTACGTCAGCGAGATGACTTTATTAGACAGTATCCAACCAAGCAAAAAGACCGTGATTGAGTACCAAGAGATTGTCCCATGGCAGTTGGATAACAAGTTTTACAACCCTAGCTATTTGCCAAAAGTGAATACCTCGCAATTGTAG